The Pseudanabaena sp. FACHB-2040 genome segment CAATTGCTGCAGCCAGCTTTCATCCTGCTAAACACCCGCTGCTGTTTGGGTTGAGCGGCATGATGGGAGCCTTTAGCTTGCCCATTCTGGCGCTGGTTCAGCTCTACACGGGTTGGTCCCATGTATGCGGTCGACTGCGGCAGCAGGCAGTGCCCTACGAAGAGTCGGGTTGGTATGACGGTCAAGTTTGGGTTAAACCTGAAGAGGTCGTTAGCCGCGATCGGCTGATTGTGGACTACCAGGTTAAGCCGATTTTGAGGCGAATTCAAAAAACCTTAGGGGTGATCGCAGGGTTGCTAGCGGCGGGCCTGGTACTGTGGCAATTTGTCTAAAGGAAAGTTTGGTAATGACGTTAGCGTGTAAGAGTCTTAGCCATGACCAGTAGGGCTAAGCGCCATCAAAATACAGAGCTGCAGGTTCAGCTCCTGCGAGAAGGGATTGCGGAATCGAACCATATTGCCCATGCGGTTGTCTCTGACAGCCGAGGCCGAATCTTGTCAGTCGCCGGAGATGCTGAAACCGCAACATTTGTGCGCTCAGCGCTCAAGCCTTTTCAGGCTCTAGCTGTGGCAACCACCGGCACGCTGGAGCGCTACGGGCTAGACGACAAGGATCTCGCCATCATGTGTAGCTCTCACAAGGGCTCTATTGAGCACGTGCGGCAGGTCTTTCACATTCTCTGGCGGGCCGATATTGAGCCGACTATGCTCAAGTGCCCTATCCCAGAAGGTCAGGATAGTCCTCTGCGGAACAACTGCTCAGGCAAGCATGCCGGGATGTTGGCAGTTTGCCAGCAGCGCAATTGGCCGCTGGACAGCTATCTGCACCGCAACCACCCGGTGCAAACCTTGATCTTGGGTAAAGTCGCAGATCTGCTGGGAATGCCTGCAGACGAGTTCATCATGGCTCATGATGACTGTGGTGCCCCCACTTATCTCTTGCAGCTGAGCCAGATGTCTACCCTATTTGCCAAGCTTGCTTCAGGCGACAGCCTGGATATGGAGCGCATCGTTCGGGCGATGACTCATCATCCTGACATGGTGGGCGGGGTAGATGCATTCGATACTGAGCTGATGAAGCTGACCGATGGCGAACTGGTAAGCAAATCCGGGGCTGAAGGCATCCAGTGTATTGGTCGGGTAGGTGAAGGGCTGGGGCTAGCGGTTAAGGTACTAGACGGCTCCAAGCGGGCGAAATATGCGATCGCAATTCACCTCCTGAAACAGCTAGGCTGGATCTTGCCGGCTGTTGCCGAAACCCTAGCAGAAACCTATATGGTGCTGAGCCAGTACAAGCGTTTGGATGTAGCAGGAGAGCTGTCTCTACATTAAATCGTCCTTCAGGTTCTAAAGAAACAAGCGGCGCAGTTGCACCGCTTGTTTCTTTATGACTTTTCAAGCTGAAACCCTTTTTGCAGAGCGCTTTTCAGCCTCGCCGCAGACTTTTCTACCTAAATCTCTAAAAAAGTGGTTATCAGTGAACTTTTCTCGCTATACTAAGTGAGTGCGACGCGGGGTAGAGCAGTCTGGTAGCTCGTCGGGCTCATAACCCGAAGGTCCATGGTTCAAATCCATGCCCCGCCACCAAGTAGCAAAGCGGCTTCTAACTAGTTAGAAGCCGCTTTGTTTTTTATGCCTGTTTTATAAATGCTTGGCGCTTAAAACGAGACCTTCAATTGGCTCAGCTACCAAGCCACTGACGATGCTGCTATTCAGCGGAATTTAGATTCGCCTGTCTAGCCAGCC includes the following:
- a CDS encoding CGLD27 family protein; this encodes MTSRCPVPVEQQPLNEYQDVRESWFYSWAGRDLAGYLKPVIILWLLSWSFAGPIAAASFHPAKHPLLFGLSGMMGAFSLPILALVQLYTGWSHVCGRLRQQAVPYEESGWYDGQVWVKPEEVVSRDRLIVDYQVKPILRRIQKTLGVIAGLLAAGLVLWQFV
- a CDS encoding asparaginase — translated: MTSRAKRHQNTELQVQLLREGIAESNHIAHAVVSDSRGRILSVAGDAETATFVRSALKPFQALAVATTGTLERYGLDDKDLAIMCSSHKGSIEHVRQVFHILWRADIEPTMLKCPIPEGQDSPLRNNCSGKHAGMLAVCQQRNWPLDSYLHRNHPVQTLILGKVADLLGMPADEFIMAHDDCGAPTYLLQLSQMSTLFAKLASGDSLDMERIVRAMTHHPDMVGGVDAFDTELMKLTDGELVSKSGAEGIQCIGRVGEGLGLAVKVLDGSKRAKYAIAIHLLKQLGWILPAVAETLAETYMVLSQYKRLDVAGELSLH